One part of the Vogesella sp. LIG4 genome encodes these proteins:
- a CDS encoding S-methyl-5'-thioinosine phosphorylase, translating into MLAIIGGSRLAQLPILQITHRQVVRTPYGDPSCALTFGRIGTQNVVFMARHGYGNSIAPHEINARANIWALHSVGVKRILAIGSVGGIRPDMQPGMLVVPDDMIDYTWGRAHTYYEGPDRPPVRVDFTRPYDEPLRQQIVAAASASGIAYHEGGVYAVTQGPRLETAAEVRRLQREGCDVVGMTGMPEAVLARELGVAYANVCLVANWAAGKGDCQQHIVFAEDALASGIAKVQQLLATLCGQP; encoded by the coding sequence ATGCTTGCAATTATCGGGGGCAGTCGCCTCGCCCAGCTTCCCATCCTGCAGATCACCCATCGCCAGGTGGTGCGTACTCCTTATGGCGACCCGTCCTGCGCGCTGACCTTCGGTCGCATCGGTACGCAGAACGTGGTGTTCATGGCGCGTCACGGCTATGGCAACTCGATCGCGCCGCACGAGATCAACGCGCGCGCCAATATCTGGGCGCTGCACAGCGTGGGGGTGAAGCGCATTCTGGCCATCGGCAGCGTGGGCGGCATCCGCCCGGACATGCAGCCCGGCATGCTGGTGGTGCCGGACGACATGATCGATTACACCTGGGGCCGGGCGCACACCTATTACGAGGGGCCGGATCGCCCGCCGGTACGGGTGGATTTCACCCGCCCGTACGACGAGCCCCTGCGCCAGCAGATCGTGGCAGCAGCCAGCGCCAGCGGCATTGCCTACCATGAAGGCGGCGTCTACGCGGTAACACAGGGGCCGCGGCTGGAAACCGCTGCGGAAGTGCGTCGCCTGCAGCGCGAGGGCTGCGATGTGGTGGGCATGACCGGTATGCCGGAGGCAGTGCTGGCACGGGAGCTGGGCGTGGCCTATGCCAATGTGTGCCTGGTGGCGAACTGGGCGGCAGGTAAGGGCGACTGCCAGCAGCACATCGTGTTTGCCGAGGATGCGCTGGCCAGCGGCATCGCCAAGGTGCAGCAGTTGCTGGCCACGCTTTGCGGCCAACCTTAG
- a CDS encoding flagellin produces the protein MLTINTNVASLNAQRNLSSSQNTLSTTLQRLSSGLRINSAKDDAAGLAISERMSSQIRGMDQARRNANDGISMAQTAEGSLASSGDVLQRIRELAVQSSNSTNTASDRQALQSEVGQLTSELDRIAQTTQFNGQNLLDGTGGSQSFQVGANAGQTITTTAANFRTNNYGNNNLSVNAPAAGNATALVAGKAIAVSGSLGSATYTTVAGDTAKSIAQNINNLTSQTGVTATAETDANLSGLVANSSYVVSVVSDNPAASPVTVSFSTGATTTSSSDLTEAINAFNAQSSKTGVTAAYDSQYGGIKLTNASGNDISLTNNSTLAATTFNTAAYTAAGQDGTAANAAAALSAADAAAGAGGVSYVNGSVRLNSDHSFSVTDAGSGFALAGSSSLQSVASLDVSSFSGAQKAIKIVDSALSAINGQRAQYGALQSRFQNTISNLQSSSENLSASRSRIQDADFASETATLTKSQVLQQAGTAMLAQANQLPQGVLSLLR, from the coding sequence ATGCTGACCATCAACACCAACGTTGCTTCGCTGAACGCACAACGCAACCTGTCCAGCTCGCAGAACACCCTGTCGACTACCCTGCAGCGCCTGTCCTCCGGCCTGCGCATCAACAGCGCCAAGGACGATGCAGCTGGTCTCGCGATTTCCGAGCGTATGAGCAGCCAGATCCGCGGTATGGATCAGGCGCGTCGCAATGCCAACGATGGTATCTCCATGGCGCAGACTGCTGAAGGCTCGCTGGCATCTTCCGGTGACGTGCTGCAGCGTATCCGTGAACTGGCCGTACAGTCGTCCAACTCCACCAACACCGCATCCGACCGTCAGGCCCTGCAGTCTGAAGTGGGCCAGCTGACTTCGGAACTCGACCGTATCGCCCAGACCACCCAGTTCAACGGCCAGAACCTGCTGGATGGTACCGGTGGCAGCCAGTCGTTCCAGGTTGGCGCCAACGCCGGCCAGACCATTACCACCACCGCGGCCAACTTCCGTACCAACAACTACGGTAACAACAACCTGTCCGTGAACGCCCCTGCAGCGGGTAACGCAACCGCCCTGGTTGCCGGTAAAGCCATTGCAGTGAGTGGTTCGCTGGGTTCCGCAACCTATACCACTGTTGCCGGTGATACTGCCAAGTCCATTGCGCAGAATATCAACAACCTGACCAGCCAGACCGGTGTGACTGCTACTGCCGAAACCGATGCCAACCTGTCGGGTCTGGTAGCCAACAGCTCCTATGTTGTGAGCGTGGTGTCGGACAACCCGGCAGCCAGCCCGGTAACCGTTTCCTTCTCCACCGGCGCGACCACTACCAGCTCCAGTGACCTGACCGAAGCGATCAATGCCTTTAACGCTCAGTCCAGTAAAACCGGCGTAACGGCTGCTTACGACAGCCAGTATGGCGGCATCAAGCTGACCAACGCCTCGGGTAACGATATCAGTCTGACCAACAACAGCACGCTGGCAGCTACTACATTCAATACTGCTGCCTACACCGCAGCGGGTCAGGACGGTACTGCAGCCAACGCGGCCGCCGCCTTGTCTGCAGCTGATGCAGCTGCCGGTGCTGGTGGTGTGTCGTATGTTAACGGTTCTGTACGCCTGAACTCCGACCACAGCTTCTCGGTGACCGATGCTGGCTCCGGCTTTGCTCTGGCAGGCTCCTCCTCGCTGCAGTCTGTTGCTTCGCTGGACGTGAGTTCGTTCTCTGGTGCACAAAAAGCGATCAAGATTGTGGATTCGGCTCTGTCGGCGATCAACGGTCAGCGCGCACAGTATGGTGCTCTGCAGTCCCGCTTCCAGAACACCATCTCCAACCTGCAGTCTTCGTCCGAGAACCTGAGCGCGTCGCGTAGCCGTATCCAGGATGCCGACTTCGCTTCCGAAACCGCCACCCTGACCAAGAGCCAGGTGCTGCAGCAGGCTGGTACTGCGATGCTGGCGCAGGCGAACCAGCTGCCGCAGGGCGTACTGTCCCTGCTGCGTTAA
- a CDS encoding flagellar protein FlaG, with product MNILGNLANSGVLPTVSGNNTDQASRGQGAAAAHNSAAAVAVSPQAVQAANAADKGHKSGASDEELRKAVEKVSAAMQSYGRSLNFSIDKDSGMQVVKVIDTQTNQVVRQMPSEDMLRIAKNLDKVLGVLVEQHA from the coding sequence ATGAATATTCTGGGTAATCTTGCTAACTCGGGTGTGCTGCCTACTGTCAGCGGTAATAATACCGACCAGGCATCGCGCGGTCAGGGCGCGGCTGCCGCGCACAATAGCGCTGCCGCGGTAGCCGTATCGCCACAGGCGGTGCAGGCGGCCAATGCTGCGGACAAGGGCCACAAGTCCGGGGCTTCCGATGAGGAGCTGCGCAAGGCGGTGGAGAAAGTCAGTGCCGCCATGCAGAGCTACGGCCGTTCGCTGAACTTTTCTATCGATAAAGACTCCGGCATGCAGGTGGTGAAGGTAATCGATACCCAAACCAACCAGGTAGTGCGGCAGATGCCATCGGAAGATATGCTGCGCATTGCCAAGAATCTGGACAAGGTATTGGGTGTGCTGGTGGAACAGCACGCTTGA
- the fliD gene encoding flagellar filament capping protein FliD, with the protein MASVSTGTLNSAGIGSNLPVNDMISKLMAVEAQPLQLLDVKEGNLTAQISAFGQVKGVLSNFQTSVQSLEDSSKFNSIQASSSATDYVTVSGDSTAGVGSYQLRVDQLAQSQKLATTAFASTTTPIGGGTLTFSFGTTTTAGTPPATSFTLNPDKVPQQVSIPAGSTMSGIRDAVNKANIGVTATIVNDGTGNRLLFTSASGTKSTLKIESSDSSLNAITNDPTGAGNQLTQVQAAQDAKFELDGMAITKQSNTVTDAVSGLTFNLLKVNLATDTPASINVSRSSTGVQKAIQAFVKSYNDLNKALNDVSKVDTSVAPTAGQQRQAPPLAGDATIRSIQTRLHEVFSAIQDVGGAYTRPADIGLTFQKDGTLSLDSSKLSAAISSNPDDVMKLFGSVGTPTDSKIKFGAASGSTQTGNYAINLNAVQNGTLLGASVLSGTINVTSAASFSVKINGQTSGALSLPTGSYTAATLASTLQSAINADSTLSANGATVSVSVDGSGKLLLTSSKTGTTSTVEVLGGLDNVTTAAGSLNLFSTGAGVAGADKVSGTIGGYAALGDGNKLTGAVGTPVEGLSVTVNGGTIGDRGTVDFTKGFAFALDGVLNSLLTSQTGVLDTKTKGLNDSVTSIEKRKDQLNTQLTATEARYRAQFNAMDTAVAQLQSLGTYLTQQLAGLAKSG; encoded by the coding sequence ATGGCTAGTGTAAGCACGGGTACGCTGAACTCGGCGGGTATCGGTTCCAACCTGCCGGTTAACGACATGATCAGCAAGCTGATGGCAGTAGAAGCCCAGCCATTGCAACTGCTCGATGTCAAGGAAGGCAATCTGACTGCGCAGATATCTGCTTTTGGTCAGGTAAAGGGCGTGTTGTCGAATTTCCAGACATCGGTCCAGTCATTGGAAGACAGCAGCAAGTTCAACTCCATCCAGGCCTCCAGCTCGGCAACGGACTATGTGACCGTTTCCGGAGACAGCACCGCCGGGGTAGGTAGTTACCAGTTGCGAGTGGATCAGCTGGCGCAAAGCCAGAAGCTGGCCACTACTGCCTTTGCCAGTACGACCACGCCGATTGGCGGTGGTACCCTGACCTTCAGCTTTGGCACCACGACCACTGCTGGCACGCCGCCGGCTACCTCGTTTACGCTGAACCCGGACAAGGTTCCGCAGCAGGTCTCCATTCCTGCTGGCTCCACCATGAGCGGTATTCGTGATGCGGTGAACAAGGCCAATATCGGGGTGACGGCAACCATAGTGAACGATGGTACCGGCAACCGGCTGTTGTTCACGTCTGCCTCCGGCACCAAGAGCACGCTGAAAATCGAGAGCAGTGACAGCAGCCTGAATGCCATTACCAATGACCCGACCGGCGCTGGTAACCAGCTGACCCAGGTGCAGGCGGCGCAGGATGCCAAGTTCGAACTGGATGGCATGGCGATTACCAAGCAGAGCAATACGGTAACCGATGCGGTCAGCGGGCTGACCTTCAACCTGCTGAAGGTCAATCTTGCCACCGATACCCCGGCCAGCATCAACGTATCGCGCAGCAGCACTGGTGTGCAGAAGGCGATCCAGGCCTTTGTCAAAAGCTACAACGACCTGAACAAGGCCTTGAACGATGTCAGCAAGGTGGATACCAGTGTGGCGCCTACTGCCGGCCAGCAGCGCCAGGCACCGCCGCTGGCTGGCGATGCCACCATCCGCTCAATCCAGACTCGCCTGCACGAAGTGTTCTCGGCGATTCAGGATGTGGGGGGCGCGTATACCCGCCCGGCCGATATCGGTTTGACCTTCCAGAAGGACGGCACCCTGTCGCTGGACAGCAGCAAATTGTCGGCAGCTATCAGCAGCAACCCGGACGATGTGATGAAGCTGTTCGGTTCGGTAGGTACCCCGACCGATAGCAAGATCAAGTTCGGTGCGGCATCGGGTAGCACTCAGACCGGCAACTACGCCATCAACCTGAACGCGGTGCAGAATGGTACCTTGCTGGGGGCTAGCGTATTGAGTGGTACGATCAATGTGACGTCCGCAGCCAGCTTCAGTGTCAAGATCAATGGTCAGACCAGCGGTGCGCTATCGCTGCCTACCGGCAGTTATACGGCGGCAACCCTGGCCAGTACCTTGCAAAGTGCCATCAATGCCGATAGCACCCTGTCTGCCAATGGCGCAACCGTCAGCGTGTCGGTGGATGGCTCAGGCAAGCTGCTGCTGACATCCAGCAAGACGGGGACGACGTCCACGGTAGAGGTGCTGGGGGGGCTGGACAACGTGACTACCGCTGCTGGTAGCCTGAACCTGTTCAGTACCGGTGCTGGTGTCGCGGGGGCGGACAAGGTATCTGGCACCATTGGCGGCTACGCGGCGCTGGGGGATGGCAACAAGCTGACCGGCGCGGTGGGTACACCGGTGGAAGGGCTGTCAGTCACGGTAAATGGCGGTACTATTGGCGACCGCGGTACCGTGGATTTCACCAAGGGCTTTGCCTTTGCGCTGGACGGTGTGCTGAATAGTCTCTTAACCAGCCAGACCGGGGTTCTCGATACCAAGACCAAGGGTCTGAATGACTCGGTGACCTCGATCGAGAAGCGAAAAGACCAGCTGAATACCCAACTAACCGCTACAGAAGCGCGCTACCGGGCGCAATTCAATGCCATGGATACGGCGGTAGCGCAGCTGCAGAGTCTAGGCACCTATCTGACCCAGCAACTGGCGGGGTTGGCCAAATCAGGTTGA
- the fliS gene encoding flagellar export chaperone FliS: MNKQALKAYGQKSLELEVESASPHKLILLLFDGAIQAIKQARFHMEGGNIPEKGRLISKAIAIVDQGLLAALDRQAGGELADNLATLYIYCCERLFAANLHNDPAALDEVVRLLGEIKGAWEEIGKPQAGNAAGDSGKSGVNYGAA; this comes from the coding sequence ATGAATAAACAAGCGCTGAAGGCATACGGCCAGAAAAGCCTGGAACTGGAAGTGGAGAGTGCGTCGCCGCACAAGCTGATCCTGTTGCTGTTCGATGGCGCCATCCAGGCGATCAAGCAGGCGCGCTTTCACATGGAAGGCGGCAACATTCCCGAGAAAGGGCGCCTGATCAGCAAGGCGATTGCGATCGTCGATCAGGGGCTGCTGGCCGCCTTGGACCGTCAGGCTGGCGGTGAATTGGCTGATAACCTGGCAACGCTGTATATCTATTGTTGCGAGCGCCTGTTTGCGGCCAACCTTCATAACGACCCAGCCGCGCTGGACGAGGTGGTGCGCTTGCTGGGCGAGATCAAGGGCGCCTGGGAGGAAATCGGCAAGCCGCAAGCAGGCAACGCCGCCGGTGACAGTGGCAAATCCGGGGTGAATTACGGTGCAGCCTGA